The stretch of DNA AGGGGATGCTGGCAGACTGGGACTTGGCTTGATGGGGTTACTCTTATTGTTGTTCTGGAATTCACTTCTTATTCGTACACCCCAGTGTTTTCTGCTTGTGGGGGAATTGATGAATGCGTGGAATCTCCCTCTAGGCCATTGAACAAATGAATCTCATTTAGCGGGACAGTTAGACCGGAGCAAGGCTCTGCCAATGTCAACTTCATATGAAAACAACCCCAAAGCCCTTAGTTATTTCTGAAGGTATTAATATTACCCTCAGAAGATAACGTTAATTAAACTGTAACAAGCGATCGGATGTGAAGACTTGTCCTTAATTCCCATTCGTGCTGGACTTAAATCAAACAAAAAGCCTCTAAATCATTGCAAATAGAACAGGTAGGAACATACCCCCCCCCGAGGGGATCCATTACGGGATCTCGTCACGAGTCCGCCCTGATTGATCTGCGGCTTATCCCAGATCTACAGCTTATACAGTAACTACAGGAGCATCCAGCAAggaatgtgttaaaataatcCGTCATGTGGCCCTGATGGACTAGAACACGAGCCTCAAtacgtttttattcttttttttaaaccagagAAGGCAAAGACTGGCAGAGGGTGAGAAGCGCTTTCCAGCAGAAGCTAATGAAGCCGGCAGAAGTTGGCAAATTACATTCCAAAATTAATGAGGTAAGTTACCCTGACGCCCCCCGCAGAGCTTAATGCTGCCCCTCGAAAAAGATAAGCGGCGAAAACCAACCTGTTCTCAGGCCATTCGCTAAGGAGGGGAATTTCTGAGAATGTTTGGTTGATGCCACGGGAGATCGGGATGGCTCCATGACCTGTCGCGCACACAGGGGCAGATTATCGGGTGTGAATGCAGCATCGGGGCGGCAGCTGTTAACCTGTGAGTAGTAGACTTGCTAGCCTGTTTCTTCTCACACATTCTTTCCTTGGTTTTCTATTGTCTTCATTCATTAACATTTTGGCCTGTGAATCCTCAACCTTACCTTAGatataaatactaaatattaCCTTAGATATGACTCCTGCGCCTTCATCAATTACATTTAGAACCGCAGCAGGACTGCCTTTCCTATTTGCCAAGCGAATCCCACGATAACGACGACTGCCGCTTcacaatatttattacaatggtattttgttgattttgctgttttttttaaccaggttTTGATGGACTTTGTTCAGCGAATTGACAGCGTTTGTAACCAAGATGGAAGAATTGACGATTTGTATTGTGAACTAAATAAATGGTCCCTCGAAAGTGAGTATTTtgtactcgattataagaattTCTATAAAGGGCCCCTTAACAAAGATGGCGGATAAAATCCACCCAATAAAAGTGTCTCTGCAGCGGCTTCTCGCCTACAGGATGCGTTTCTGTCTCGTTTTGGAAGTGATGCGGAGGAGGCTTTTCATAACGTCCCTGTGCCGCTCATTGTCTCACACGCCGTTGGTGTTAAAGTGATCATCAGATGCGGTTTGGAGGCCTCCTGTCTCCTATTTCCCCGCTAATGAAAGGCCATTTCTTGGGATGGGGTGGAAGGGAAACACCAAAAGCATTCAAGCCTCTTCTCTAGCGGGTTGCCCAGCAGACTAGAGATTCGCCTACGGGTTCGCTTTTGCTCCATTGCTTGGGAGTTAAATTGTTTCCCGTCCCCCAACATTGACGCCTTTCCCTGCGGTTCATAAAACAACTGATTTACTTTACAAAACTGCCAAATATTATTGCGAATCTGCTGTGATCAGACCGTAGACGGTCGTCTATAAATCACTTTCTGTATCTCAGGTATTTGCTTCGTTCTCTACGAGAAGAGATTTGGATTTTTGGAGCCAAATCTGGGAGAAGAAGCCTTAAACGTCATCACAGCCATAAAAACCGTAAGATTCGTCTTGCATCAAACACAATAAACTTAGCCGGGAAGGTGACTGTGTAGACTCAACAAGAGGCCaaaatctaacactagagggtcagaggctgagatggaacggaaggatgtttaactttactgagagggtggtagaaaagtggagcagcctcccagcagaagtggtagatggtaatacagtgagggtattaaacatgcatgagataggcacacggctcctgaatctaagacaagactaacgactgattaaggtttgagttgttacagcaggagaaaccagCAACTAGAAGAGGGCCgaacggggccgatctgccggtgggTTCTGGTATCTGTGAAAAATAGTTGAATGAACACGTAAAGAGCACTTTCTATTTGGGTTTTATTGAGTTGCTGGGCCGTTTAACCGGGAGCTGCATATTGCAGATGATGAGCACGTTCGGTATGATGATGGTGACACCCGTCGAATTCCATCAAAGTTTGAACACCAGAGTGTGGAAGGAGCACACCCGCGCTTGGGACAGTATTTTCCAAACAGGTACAGCCTCACCTCAGATACGGAACAATATATCCATGGAAATCGGTAGCCGCGCTTGGCACTCCATCAGAGTGATGCCAACTTAAGGTCAGCTAACGGCTAAAGACAGCAGCCGGCGGTGAGTGGCTGCTGGCCTAATCACTTTCCCACGGTCTTTAACTGGTTTCTGTCACTGCAGCTAAATGTCACATAGACAGAAGACTGACGAAGCTGTTGTCAAAAGACACGGAGGATTTCCTCTGCACCATTTACAACGACAGCAAATTAACCAAGAAAGAGATCTATGCGACTATCACTGAGATGCTGATCGGAGCCGTTGAAACTGTAAGAAATGCTTTCTGTGTCTGTAAATTTGTGTCGTTTGTGATTTCCTTTCCATTGGATACACTTATTGTAGATTGTGATTATTAGAGCTGCCCGCCCCGTCGGAACCAAACCAAAACGTCTTGGTCTTTCCAGGGCTCTGTTCTGGTTGGACCCACCATGACTGCTGCCCCTATGTATCTATGTTCAAATCCTAAATAtcttaatattcatttttattttcagactgcCAATAGTTTACTTTGGGCCATATTTAACATTTCCCGAAACCCACAAttccaaaaaaaactttatgaaGAAATCCAGCATGTGCTGGCACCCGATCAAATACCAAGTGCAGAAGACATCAGAAATATCCCTCTCCTAAAGGCTTGCATGAAGGAGTCTATGAGGTACTGCCTGCCGTCTGATTGCCAAAGTCTTACTTCTGCAAAAATCAGAAGATCCTGATTGAATGTTTTTAAttctgtttgatttttttacaggatAACCCCTTCTGTGCCGTTCACAACTCGTACTCTCGATAAAGAAACTGTTCTGGGGGAATACATGCTGCCCAAAGGCGTGAGTAATGGGAGATTATACTGTAAAAATGTCTAAGTAGGATTGGTTATGGAGGGTACACTATTGAGGaatataaattacaatatattcTTATCATGGCTTTGTGTTTAAATGGGGTCACACAGGGAGAAGAACCTCATGGGTTTTTCAGGAGACTGCAGAACATTGTGTGGTTGCGGGAGAACACTGGGCACTGGAAGGAGAGTGTTGAGTGGCAGGAGAATGCATAGTGGCAGGAGAGGGTTGAGTGGTGGGAGAATGCTTGGTGGAAGGAGAGTGTAAGGTGGCAGCAGAATGCGTGGTGGGAGAATGTTGAGTGGTGGGAGAATGTTGAGTGGTGGCAGGAGAGGGTTGAGTGGTGGGTGAATGCATGGTAGCAGGAGAGGGTTGAGTGGTGGCATGAGAGTGTTAGGTGGCAGCAGAATGCGTGGTGGAAGAATGTTGAGTGGTGGGAGCATGTGCGGTCGCAGGAGAGGGTTGAGTGGTGGCAGAATGCATGGTGGCAGGAGAGGGTTGAGTGGTAGCAGAATGTGGGGGGATGTGGGGAGACATAGCAAGTGTTAAATTAAATACACCCGGTAGATTTCGTCTTCACAATTACAGCTCCCCGTTTGCTGTTTTCTTATTGGTTTAAACATTTTGAGGAGGTTTACTGGATTATGGGAGTCCTGGGTCGCCTTAAAACCCATGGTACTGGCAAAAATCTTTCCATAATTCTAAAATCATTAACAATCAGGAAGAGCTAAACCTGACCCGTCTCCACATTCACGCTGTTGCTGAGGGAATGTGTTTTTGGGGCGTTTTGCTTTCTTGTCTTTCTATTAAAATGGAAACTGGAAATCAGCGGCTGGTGGGGAAGGTGTCCACGCAGAGCACAGAGAGGGATTTAACGATTCAGGgttttacttgttttatttcAGACGGTTCTGACCATAAACAGCCACGTTTTGGGATCCAGCGAGGAACATTTTGATGACTGGAAAACATTTAAACCAGAACGTTGGCTTCAGGAGAAGAGCTCTATCAATCCTTTTTCTCACATTCCCTTCGGTATCGGGAAAAGGATGTGTATAGGCAGACGGCTAGCCGAACTACAGCTGCAATTAACTCTTTGTTGGGTGAGTAGCTTTTGTCCTTTACACCGTGAAGTTTAAACAGATATGAGTGTGAGACAGAGAGTGTCTCTCGCTGAGTGGAACTGTCTCTACACACCATGTTTGTATTCAGCAGTTCCAGTTTTAAAATATGACATCACGGGCTCAGGGCCATTGGCGCCGTCTGTACAGATTCACCGCTTTGTATGAAACATTTCATTGGAGCCGATTCGCAGaatcttgtttttttacacCGGTCCATACGACCTGCTTCCTGGAGCCAAGAGAAGTCGCTTACATGAATATTTTTGAATTTGTAGCTTGTCAGAAGATATAACATTGTAGCCACCGACACGGACCCGGTGGAGACAATACACTCGGGGACATTAATGCCCAGCAGACAGCTGCCCGTCGCATTCATCCGGCGCTAGCTGAAGGTTGGTTCACTTTCTACGTTTCCCATCGCTTGGACATGTTGCTGTTAGAGTTTCTTTCAGGTTTCAGTGCCTCGGCTCCTGCAGGTTCAGACAGGCAGAGCCGCCAGGGCCAAATTCTGTTACTGGAGATGAAGCATCAAATCATGATTCTTCTACACCTAGAAACCTGGCCTGGGGGAAGTAgcgaaaataatgtttttttgtaaattatgttCTGCACAGTCCCTGAACTGGACAGGGGTCAGAAACCTCGATTGCATCTAATCTGCCCCTATTACcaaccacaaaaaaaatctcaaatctTACTTGGTCTTGGTCTTAGATACAGGATAGCATTCCCACACTGGATTAAtcattaccacttctgctgggaaccTGTTCCACTTACCTCCCACCCcttcagtaaagcaaaacttccttccattccatctgttaaatccctttttatttccttctagcTTTGTATTTTGAGTATCATTTCTGGTCTCAGATTGTATAAATTGTTTCGCCAATAGCAGTTTTTCAGTATTTCCGCTAAAGTTTGGCTTTTCTGCAGGAGATTATAATATGTACGTaattcattcatattttattcatgCTGCTGCAGCTTTAGCGCACGTGACCTTGTATGTGTTATCTCTACAGAACGGCCACCGTTGGCGTTCACAGACAGCGCGGCTAAAAGGCCTTGAACATGCGACGTAGGACATAGAGAAGCCATTTGCACACGGAGGCCGCGGGGCTGTGGCGAGGCTTCCGCTTGTAGCAGCCATGGGGGTGTTTGGAAAAAGGTCTGCTCCATGTTTATTTTCCTGAATTAGGTCAAGGGCAGTAGGTGCCGATAGGACATTCGCAGAGATGAATGCCCCGGACGTTATAGAAAACACGCACCTTGTACATTGAACATACACAGGGTACTCCGATTAAAACAACACACCTGTTTACCCTGGAGAGCGACCGCTTAGATCTgtccagaaagggttaaatatgaatgacaagTTATGTATATTCATTAAGTGTCACACTCtccccaggctgcggagctgcatgtttCTGTTTATTGCTGTCTTGCTACAGTTTTCCTGTCTTCCTGTggtccattcctggatttctgtatgttctgtcctgaacctcggATTCCtggattccagtcctgctctttgcttcagctcctgtttcctttataaggtgcgtCCCACCCATCTGTTCTGTTTGTTTCAGTCAGCAGTCTCAGGTGTGGTTTgatctctgttctgtgtttagattatTTATTAGTAATTCCGTAGGCAGGGTTTACTGTTAGGACCCactgaatattggagtactttggtgtagtggtgggctaagcatactatggccatatgatgtgacagaatctccaattgttatcttatagtcctaggctagttcctgtatttacgTGTGTCAGTGTTttgtgtacctttgccctcctaCCCTGAAACATCTGAGGAGTtcagttcctctctcctctccccatgtcccacttaagatatcctatccttgcttaaaggaggaGTGTCcgaggattctggctcctcaccccatcccctgtgttcctcgccttgttccctgtccttagTTGTGTTCTGTACCAGGTATGTCTTGTCTTcctatgttccttgctctgtcctccttgcttgctGTGTTTCCGTTATATACtgtgcttagcttccatactcccagcctgcagcatcctgcacatttgtCTGTtgtgctatgtttcatgcctgctccagggtgcctgcagggtatgactttgttttgttctggacaacatccgctgctatgtcagggcgctggtatgtggctgcacaaccctagatgcccactcgggtgagtgcagtcggtCTGCACTAgtccctgtccaactccgctactgcacaataactcctgaacacaatctttgggcgctctagGTCactacagtcgtctgtatggacccagctCCTGACATTAAGCCACAGAAGAGGTGACCCTCAGTGGGACATACAAGGTCGATCCATGCCAAAtcccataataaataatattaaatgacaaaaaaggGAATTGTCACCAGAAACGCGTAGGCTGCGCAGGGCTGTATAGCGGGGTGTAGGTTATATAGGTGAATACGTGAACCTTGACTACTCAGGTAGAATATTTCTCCTAAAGTAATGAAGTCATAGATTGTAAAGTAATGGCTGCCACATCTCGTTTTATTGACCCATCAGACACTCACATTATTTAGAATGGAATTGGGGATGTTTGTTCTCTTTCCAGGAAAACGCGGGGTCTGgtttaatgtatagttacattatataatgtataatgtcacATTATAGTGGCTTCTCTAACTTCCTAATacttgttttgtgttatttgggGGCTGCCCCTGGTGCCCGCGGGGATTTTGGCTGTTAACTGTTTAGCTTTATGGTAAAACATGACAAGTTTTACTTGAATTTATGCAAACACACTTCTTAGGGGAGGGTTGCCACTTTTTCGTGCTCACTTTCTTCAAATGGCTCATCGTCCCGGGCTTCACCGCAGGGTCACCTAACGTGGCAGCCCAGAGCAGCTGGCCCAGGGGGCCGCACTGCTTCTGATTGGCCCTGCAGGGAGTATTTGGACGACTCCCTGGCCCCACGCTGCTTCTAATGTGTTACATGTAGATTTTGTGGGAAACACTGAAACAATGTATGTTAAtaaacatttctgtaaataGCGAGTTTGGATTTACTCCTTTACTATTTCTTGATGTGTtaattgaataaatattttacattgtaaagGGCCATCCCCACTGACCCTAAACCGTATAAAGGGCCAAACCTTAACCTTAAGAAGAGATTTCTTCTACCCAATGAACGATTCATTAAGTAAAACAGATCAGGACAAACTAACCATGGATGGCCCTTCATGATGCATAATGAATACTGCACGTACAAACCATACATCAAACCCTAACCAAACACTCattctttaaggccagcggtcACTAAATGTTTACAGCCCCCGACCGAATGGTTCACGAGGCGCAAGACTGTGTCTATCCAGCCGGTGGCTGTGCGTTACGGTGCGGCACCTGCCATGAGCAGCAGCAATGGCATAAGCAAAATATCTGCACCATGTTGGACCTGGCTATTTGCCCAGTTTTccagatgaccagtccaggCAACTCCCGCTAGAATAGAAAAAACCCTCTGGGACCCTTTTAGATATTAAAGCCATAGAGGTTAAGCCCAGGTAGACTTGGGGATATGATTAGGCCAGTCTCGTTACCcggaattatacattatacggagccagctcagcccttcacaCTGGAGGAACCTGACAATGAGGAGAGCGCGCTGAAACCACAGCTATCCGGcagactctccctttagtgaatagacccatctGGGTGTACAATGTGCTCAGAGTTTCACAGTCTACAGTATAATAGACAGGAGGGACCATAAGTGCAGTCATATAAAAGGGATAAATATTTCATCTGTAATAAACTGGTAAACAGGATAAAAGTATGGAATTAACAAAAAGCCCATTTAGAAAAGATGCCACCACCATTGGTTACGACCAGGTTCCTTCTTCAGGTGCATTTTCACTTCACCTAAACCGGATGAA from Spea bombifrons isolate aSpeBom1 chromosome 13, aSpeBom1.2.pri, whole genome shotgun sequence encodes:
- the LOC128471637 gene encoding 1,25-dihydroxyvitamin D(3) 24-hydroxylase, mitochondrial, yielding MAPKLKANWIAAFLKSRCISVQHSIPSPTACPLKAEGPPAQLSNPHSVSALPGPTSWPLLGSLPDILRKGGLKRQHKALAGYHRQFGKIFRMKLGSFDSVHIGAPCLLEALYREESNYPQRLEIKPWKAYRDYRDEAYGLLILEGKDWQRVRSAFQQKLMKPAEVGKLHSKINEVLMDFVQRIDSVCNQDGRIDDLYCELNKWSLESICFVLYEKRFGFLEPNLGEEALNVITAIKTMMSTFGMMMVTPVEFHQSLNTRVWKEHTRAWDSIFQTAKCHIDRRLTKLLSKDTEDFLCTIYNDSKLTKKEIYATITEMLIGAVETTANSLLWAIFNISRNPQFQKKLYEEIQHVLAPDQIPSAEDIRNIPLLKACMKESMRITPSVPFTTRTLDKETVLGEYMLPKGTVLTINSHVLGSSEEHFDDWKTFKPERWLQEKSSINPFSHIPFGIGKRMCIGRRLAELQLQLTLCWLVRRYNIVATDTDPVETIHSGTLMPSRQLPVAFIRR